The proteins below come from a single Streptomyces tubercidicus genomic window:
- a CDS encoding cysteine desulfurase: MTTPDVVRGLWPGAPAPNLLGDGLLSPDPATTPATEADIPAAHPAQFTGLPGQTAAFSPELARRDVPILHRTVNGHPLVWLDNGATTQKPRQVIEALAGFYGSANSNIHRGAHTMAREATEAYEAGRSAVAQFLGAPSPDDIVFVRGTTEAINLVAQSWGRANLGPGDDILVPVLEHHSNIVPWQLIAQQTRARVVPVPLQPNGQIDLTAYDDLLSMRTQLVALSQASNVLGTVPPVREMTALAHRYGAKVLVDGAQAVAHFPVDVQDLDADFYVFSGHKLFAPTGIGALYAKPEILRDMAPWQGGGNMIESVDFSRTTYAPVPHLLEAGTGHISGVVGLLAALNWLTSFDRDAITAYETSLMAYAQQALATVPGLELLGSAPDRIAVLTFTLAGHDPSEIAAWLDRDGIAIRAGHHCAQPALAHYGLASAARASLALYNTSEEVDKLVASLQQLQQAA; the protein is encoded by the coding sequence ATGACTACTCCTGACGTCGTCCGGGGTCTGTGGCCGGGGGCGCCGGCTCCGAACCTCCTCGGTGACGGTCTGCTGTCGCCCGATCCGGCCACGACCCCGGCCACGGAAGCGGACATTCCGGCCGCCCACCCCGCACAGTTCACCGGCCTCCCCGGCCAAACAGCCGCCTTCTCACCGGAGTTGGCGCGCCGCGATGTCCCGATCCTGCACCGGACGGTGAACGGGCACCCACTGGTCTGGCTGGACAACGGGGCCACCACACAGAAGCCACGCCAGGTGATCGAGGCACTGGCCGGCTTCTACGGATCCGCCAACTCCAATATCCACCGCGGTGCGCACACCATGGCCCGGGAGGCCACCGAGGCGTACGAGGCGGGCCGGTCGGCGGTCGCCCAGTTCCTGGGGGCGCCGTCACCGGACGACATCGTCTTCGTACGCGGCACGACCGAGGCCATCAACCTCGTCGCGCAGAGCTGGGGCCGGGCGAACCTCGGCCCCGGGGACGACATCCTGGTGCCGGTGCTGGAGCACCATTCGAATATCGTGCCGTGGCAGTTGATCGCCCAGCAGACCCGGGCCCGGGTGGTACCCGTACCACTGCAGCCCAACGGGCAGATCGACCTCACCGCGTACGACGATCTGCTCTCCATGCGCACCCAGCTCGTCGCGCTCAGCCAGGCGTCGAATGTGCTGGGAACCGTCCCGCCCGTACGCGAGATGACCGCCCTCGCCCACCGCTACGGGGCCAAGGTCCTGGTGGACGGGGCCCAGGCGGTGGCGCACTTCCCGGTCGATGTGCAGGACCTGGACGCCGACTTCTATGTGTTCTCCGGGCACAAGCTGTTCGCCCCCACGGGCATCGGCGCGCTGTACGCGAAGCCGGAGATCCTGCGGGACATGGCGCCGTGGCAGGGCGGCGGCAACATGATCGAGTCGGTCGACTTCTCCCGTACCACCTATGCCCCCGTCCCTCACCTCCTGGAGGCCGGTACCGGACATATCTCCGGCGTGGTCGGTCTGCTGGCCGCGCTGAACTGGCTGACCTCCTTCGACCGCGACGCCATCACCGCATACGAGACCTCACTGATGGCGTACGCACAGCAAGCCCTGGCCACGGTTCCGGGGTTGGAACTACTGGGCTCCGCGCCCGACCGCATCGCCGTACTGACCTTCACCCTCGCCGGCCATGACCCGTCGGAGATCGCCGCCTGGCTGGACCGTGACGGCATCGCCATCCGGGCCGGGCACCACTGCGCCCAGCCGGCGCTGGCCCACTACGGGCTGGCGAGCGCGGCCCGCGCCTCGCTCGCGCTCTACAACACATCCGAGGAGGTGGACAAGCTGGTGGCTTCCCTGCAGCAGCTGCAGCAGGCCGCCTGA
- a CDS encoding TetR/AcrR family transcriptional regulator — protein MAAQRGADGGEPGLIWERPEPPSRPTPSPLSRDRIVAAAIELADADGLEAVSLRKVAAALDAGPMRLYRYLSTKEELLDLMGDAVYGEIPAPEPADGDWRGMLWSLAHDTRQAVLRHKWFADQLAGRPHLGPNALTHLEASLTALYGTPGLDDIDTVMLVIDAVNAYVVGALRKEISVLHAERITGMDEEQWQRATGPYISRKLATGRYPTLSKVVQDATHPNADTTFDTGLGFLLDGIAARIAR, from the coding sequence ATGGCAGCACAACGAGGGGCCGACGGCGGCGAGCCCGGACTCATCTGGGAACGGCCCGAGCCGCCGAGCCGGCCGACGCCCAGCCCGCTGAGCCGGGACCGGATCGTGGCGGCCGCGATCGAACTCGCCGACGCGGACGGGCTGGAGGCGGTGTCGCTGCGCAAGGTCGCCGCCGCGCTCGACGCGGGCCCGATGAGGCTGTACCGCTATCTGTCCACCAAGGAAGAGTTGCTGGACCTCATGGGGGACGCGGTGTACGGCGAGATTCCCGCGCCCGAGCCGGCCGACGGGGACTGGCGCGGCATGCTGTGGTCCCTCGCGCACGACACCAGGCAAGCGGTGCTGCGGCACAAGTGGTTCGCCGACCAGCTGGCCGGGCGGCCGCACCTCGGCCCGAACGCACTGACCCACCTCGAAGCCTCACTCACCGCGCTGTACGGCACTCCCGGACTGGACGACATCGACACGGTGATGTTGGTCATCGACGCGGTGAACGCCTACGTGGTCGGGGCGCTCAGGAAGGAGATCTCCGTGTTGCACGCCGAACGGATCACCGGCATGGACGAGGAGCAGTGGCAGCGGGCCACCGGTCCGTATATCAGCCGGAAGCTGGCCACCGGCCGCTACCCGACGCTGTCCAAGGTCGTCCAGGACGCGACCCACCCCAACGCGGACACCACCTTCGACACCGGCCTCGGCTTCCTTCTCGACGGCATCGCCGCACGGATCGCCCGCTGA
- a CDS encoding family 2B encapsulin nanocompartment shell protein, with protein sequence MNDQTSLSPDAARQLATTTKTSPQMRGITPRYLLRALPWVDVESGVFRVNRRRTYVLGDDRISVHADGGSPRVIPGDLRELPYLRDADDALLAELAGSFTEVSFEAGQMLAQDGDAHDKLWVIAQGRAEKRVSGRYGEDAVLEVIGDGQYFDLDAWTRSEPLPYRVRALTPGVALCVERSVLEGLCERETAVRGAMDAYLAADGVLPGAEVPVDLSSGHIGEPDLPATYVDYEDTPREYHMSLAQTVLRVHTRVSDLYNGPIDQIRAQSNLTAHALRERQEAALLNHPEFGLFNNVAPGQRVQARTGSPTPDDLDELLTRVWKQPGYFLAHPRAIAAFGRECTRRGVPPVIDTRFGSPLLSWRGVPLLPSDKVRFSGSAGVGTTEILLMRVGEAEQGVVGLRPAKVEDEVEPGLSMRNMGVDQKGITSYLMTAYFNTAVLVEDAVAVLQNVEVSNYHDYS encoded by the coding sequence ATGAACGACCAGACTAGTCTCAGCCCGGATGCAGCACGGCAGCTCGCGACCACTACCAAGACCAGCCCCCAGATGCGCGGCATCACCCCGCGCTATCTGCTGCGGGCCCTGCCATGGGTGGATGTGGAATCCGGTGTCTTCCGCGTCAACCGCCGCCGGACCTACGTCCTCGGCGACGACCGCATCAGCGTCCACGCCGACGGCGGTTCGCCCCGTGTGATCCCGGGCGACCTGCGGGAGTTGCCGTATCTCCGGGATGCCGACGACGCCCTGCTCGCCGAACTCGCGGGCTCCTTCACGGAAGTCAGCTTCGAGGCCGGCCAGATGCTGGCGCAGGACGGCGATGCGCACGACAAGCTGTGGGTGATCGCCCAGGGCCGCGCCGAGAAGCGGGTGAGCGGCCGCTACGGCGAGGACGCGGTGCTCGAAGTGATCGGTGACGGCCAGTACTTCGACCTGGACGCATGGACCCGTTCCGAGCCGCTGCCCTACCGCGTCCGGGCGCTCACCCCCGGTGTGGCGCTGTGTGTCGAGCGCAGTGTGCTGGAGGGGCTGTGTGAACGCGAAACGGCGGTGCGGGGAGCGATGGACGCCTACCTCGCGGCGGACGGTGTGCTGCCGGGCGCCGAGGTGCCGGTCGATCTCAGCTCCGGGCACATCGGCGAACCCGACCTTCCCGCGACGTACGTCGACTACGAGGACACGCCCCGCGAGTACCACATGAGCCTCGCCCAGACCGTGTTGCGGGTGCACACCAGGGTCTCCGACCTCTACAACGGGCCCATCGACCAGATCCGGGCGCAGTCCAACCTCACCGCGCACGCACTGCGCGAGCGGCAGGAGGCCGCGCTGCTCAACCACCCGGAGTTCGGCCTCTTCAACAATGTGGCCCCCGGGCAGCGGGTCCAGGCCCGCACCGGTTCCCCGACCCCCGACGATCTGGACGAGCTGCTGACCCGGGTCTGGAAGCAGCCCGGCTACTTCCTCGCGCACCCCAGGGCCATCGCCGCGTTCGGCCGGGAGTGTACGCGTCGGGGGGTGCCCCCGGTCATCGACACCCGGTTCGGCAGCCCGCTGCTGAGCTGGCGCGGTGTCCCGCTGCTCCCGTCCGACAAGGTGCGGTTCTCCGGCAGTGCGGGCGTCGGCACCACCGAGATCCTGCTGATGCGGGTGGGCGAGGCCGAGCAGGGTGTGGTGGGTCTGCGTCCCGCGAAGGTCGAGGACGAGGTGGAGCCCGGTCTGTCGATGCGGAACATGGGCGTCGACCAGAAGGGCATCACGTCGTACCTGATGACGGCGTACTTCAATACGGCGGTACTGGTAGAGGACGCGGTCGCCGTGCTCCAGAACGTCGAGGTCTCCAACTACCATGACTACTCCTGA
- a CDS encoding GNAT family N-acetyltransferase — protein MGLPDQVARHVLPDAHELAVREAASSVTVPHTWLKVPMEPAEVGRWLPEGWVVDKGESGHLMATDLRTTAPSAPEGYTASLETRDAVTYVQVRDMDGELAAWGQMAALGRATVIDRVTTESAHRRRGLGAFVMRTLADHAVAEGVTLGVLGATDDGRALYETLDWKVYAPLAACIYRP, from the coding sequence GTGGGGCTGCCCGACCAGGTGGCGCGCCATGTCCTCCCGGACGCCCATGAGTTGGCCGTTCGCGAGGCGGCTTCCTCCGTCACCGTGCCGCACACCTGGCTCAAGGTGCCGATGGAACCGGCCGAGGTCGGGCGCTGGCTCCCGGAGGGCTGGGTGGTGGACAAGGGGGAGTCGGGCCATCTGATGGCTACGGACCTCCGGACCACCGCACCGAGTGCACCCGAGGGCTACACCGCGTCACTGGAGACCCGCGACGCCGTCACCTACGTCCAAGTGCGCGACATGGACGGGGAATTGGCCGCATGGGGGCAGATGGCGGCCCTCGGACGGGCCACGGTCATCGACCGCGTCACGACCGAGTCGGCCCATCGTCGCCGCGGGCTGGGCGCGTTCGTGATGCGCACCCTCGCCGATCATGCGGTGGCCGAAGGCGTGACCCTCGGCGTGCTGGGCGCGACCGACGACGGGCGTGCGCTGTACGAAACGCTGGACTGGAAGGTGTACGCGCCGCTGGCGGCGTGCATATACCGCCCCTAG
- a CDS encoding MFS transporter, with amino-acid sequence MPVNNSELPDQSPAVPPRWGELLGPEHRGAAVVLAAGVLVGAVNIYLASSMLPTAVGELGGESFYAWNMTLYLVAMVIATMLVSRCLARWGSAGAYLIGFALFLVGSLACAASPTMPVLLVGRCLQGLGAGLLSGLGFAAIRSALPRRLWTRGNALMSAMYGVGNFAGPALGGLFAQFGSWRLAFVLMAGVAAGCGVAVPRVLPRGERGGAVAPVPVVSMTLAMAATAAVSVAGILPGTMARAAGIAVALLLAAGFLAHERRGARRVFPAATYRAGSALKWVYLTLGLLSFGVAVESFVPLFGQRLAGLPPLAAGFFGAAVSLGWSLTQIGSSSAVREHTVRRLRTTGPGLLALGFLVQGLLQRENASIGWAIIWIPVLCLAGSGIGLAYPHLSVAAMASAADPAEGRQAAAAIATVTTMSTAFGTAVAGVLVGLGGGSMLGSARWLLFGFAVLCALGIVTARAADRQVPC; translated from the coding sequence ATGCCTGTGAACAACAGCGAACTTCCTGACCAGAGCCCTGCCGTCCCGCCCCGTTGGGGGGAGTTGCTGGGACCCGAACATCGTGGCGCAGCGGTCGTGTTGGCGGCCGGAGTGCTCGTCGGCGCGGTCAATATCTATCTGGCGTCGAGCATGTTGCCCACCGCGGTGGGCGAGCTCGGCGGGGAGAGTTTCTACGCGTGGAACATGACGCTCTACCTCGTCGCCATGGTGATCGCGACGATGCTCGTCAGCCGGTGCCTCGCGCGGTGGGGGAGTGCCGGCGCCTATCTCATCGGGTTCGCCCTGTTCCTGGTGGGCTCACTGGCGTGTGCGGCGAGTCCGACGATGCCGGTGTTGCTGGTGGGCCGCTGCCTTCAGGGACTCGGCGCCGGACTGCTGTCCGGACTCGGCTTCGCCGCCATCCGCTCGGCCCTGCCACGTCGGCTCTGGACCCGTGGCAATGCGCTGATGTCGGCGATGTACGGCGTCGGAAACTTCGCCGGTCCGGCGCTCGGTGGCCTGTTCGCCCAATTCGGTTCGTGGCGCCTGGCGTTCGTCCTGATGGCGGGGGTCGCGGCGGGGTGTGGTGTGGCCGTGCCCCGTGTGCTGCCCCGAGGGGAACGCGGCGGGGCGGTGGCGCCGGTCCCGGTGGTGTCGATGACGCTGGCCATGGCCGCCACCGCGGCCGTCAGCGTGGCGGGAATCCTGCCCGGCACCATGGCGAGGGCCGCCGGCATCGCGGTGGCACTGCTGCTGGCCGCCGGATTCCTCGCCCATGAGCGGCGCGGCGCGCGACGGGTCTTCCCCGCCGCGACGTACCGCGCGGGTTCCGCGCTGAAGTGGGTCTATCTGACGCTCGGGCTGCTGTCCTTCGGCGTCGCCGTCGAGTCATTCGTCCCGCTGTTCGGCCAGCGGCTGGCCGGGCTGCCCCCACTCGCGGCCGGGTTCTTCGGGGCGGCCGTCTCCCTCGGCTGGTCACTGACCCAGATCGGCAGCTCGTCGGCGGTCCGGGAGCACACCGTGCGCCGGCTGCGCACCACCGGACCGGGGTTGCTCGCGCTCGGCTTCCTCGTCCAGGGGCTGCTCCAGCGTGAGAACGCGTCGATCGGGTGGGCGATCATCTGGATCCCGGTGCTGTGCCTCGCCGGATCGGGCATCGGGCTCGCCTACCCGCATCTGTCCGTGGCCGCGATGGCGTCCGCCGCGGACCCGGCGGAGGGACGGCAGGCGGCCGCCGCGATCGCCACCGTGACGACGATGTCCACCGCGTTCGGTACGGCGGTCGCCGGGGTCCTGGTCGGCCTGGGCGGCGGCTCGATGCTCGGCTCGGCGCGATGGCTGCTGTTCGGCTTCGCCGTCCTCTGCGCCCTCGGTATCGTCACCGCGCGCGCCGCGGACCGACAAGTCCCGTGCTGA
- a CDS encoding sensor histidine kinase, translated as MLDALIAVGCAVLDVQFRSTFPEGQLHSALPQDWASWLTVVAALTLVLRRRFPLVVVAVITGGLLLGTGSVLATSVAYYSLARHTPRLRTVFIAAPTGLLLVLGVAASHLRQYAASPGTPGDQQPVVFVLAGLLAVVLPVLSGLYPRTPRQPWWWESRSAMLFDSLLVLLFPLANPVSLVSGLNNQNDDALLLPVPVLIVLVMLQALGLLWRRRYPDTLAAVAVLLLPLVTPPFSILPVSLYALAKYGSSRRNLLIGSGASAVLLIGWAVYVTRSQTEALIPFSIFLVVPSVVVPVLFGMYRGAKRSLMVSLQDRADRLEREQHLLASQARMEERTRIAREMHDVVSHRVSLMVVHAGALEAGAGGTEVSADTGRLIGDMGRQALNELRQVLGVLRVDEGDQRVPLSPQPTPDDLATLVEESRAAGMQVAFDVIGEPSAADSTVQPTLYRVIQEGLTNAHKHAGKAPARVEVRYQKDAVRVIVENEAPDGPVTSLLPSGGHGLVGLGERVTVLGGTFEAGALENGGFRITATVPLR; from the coding sequence GTGCTGGACGCTCTCATAGCCGTGGGCTGTGCGGTGCTCGACGTACAGTTCCGCTCCACCTTCCCCGAGGGGCAGCTGCACAGCGCACTCCCCCAGGACTGGGCGTCATGGCTCACGGTCGTGGCCGCGCTGACGCTGGTGCTGCGGCGCCGATTCCCCCTGGTGGTCGTCGCCGTGATCACCGGGGGCCTCCTCCTGGGCACCGGATCCGTCCTGGCCACATCGGTGGCGTACTACTCGCTGGCCCGGCACACACCACGGCTGCGTACGGTATTCATCGCCGCGCCAACGGGCCTGTTGCTCGTGCTGGGCGTCGCCGCATCGCATCTGCGGCAGTACGCCGCGTCCCCCGGGACGCCCGGCGACCAGCAGCCGGTGGTCTTCGTGCTCGCGGGACTGCTCGCCGTGGTGCTGCCCGTGCTGAGCGGCCTCTACCCGCGAACTCCGCGGCAGCCCTGGTGGTGGGAGAGCCGCAGCGCGATGCTGTTCGACAGTCTGCTGGTGCTGCTCTTCCCGCTGGCGAATCCGGTCTCCCTGGTCAGCGGTCTGAACAACCAGAACGACGATGCCCTGCTGTTGCCGGTGCCGGTGCTCATCGTGCTCGTGATGCTCCAGGCGCTGGGCCTGCTCTGGCGGCGGCGCTATCCGGACACGCTCGCCGCGGTCGCGGTGCTTCTCCTCCCCCTCGTCACGCCGCCCTTCAGTATCCTCCCCGTCAGTCTCTACGCGCTGGCGAAGTACGGGTCGTCGCGGCGCAATCTCCTCATCGGTTCCGGCGCGTCGGCCGTGCTCCTCATCGGGTGGGCCGTGTACGTCACGCGCTCCCAGACCGAGGCGCTCATACCCTTCTCGATCTTCCTCGTGGTGCCCTCCGTAGTGGTGCCGGTGCTGTTCGGCATGTACCGGGGGGCCAAGCGGAGTCTGATGGTGTCCCTCCAGGACCGGGCGGACCGGCTGGAACGCGAGCAGCATCTGCTGGCTTCGCAGGCCCGGATGGAGGAGCGCACCCGCATCGCCCGGGAAATGCACGATGTGGTCTCCCACCGGGTGAGCCTGATGGTGGTCCACGCCGGGGCGCTGGAGGCCGGGGCCGGCGGCACCGAGGTGTCCGCGGACACCGGCCGTCTGATCGGGGACATGGGCCGGCAGGCGCTGAACGAGCTGCGGCAGGTGCTCGGCGTGCTGCGGGTGGACGAGGGGGACCAACGGGTTCCGCTCTCCCCGCAGCCGACCCCGGACGACCTCGCGACCCTCGTGGAGGAGTCACGGGCCGCCGGGATGCAGGTCGCCTTCGACGTCATCGGCGAACCGTCGGCCGCGGACTCCACGGTCCAGCCCACCCTGTACCGGGTGATCCAGGAAGGGCTGACCAATGCGCACAAGCACGCGGGCAAGGCACCGGCCCGGGTGGAGGTGCGGTATCAGAAGGACGCGGTGCGGGTGATCGTGGAGAACGAGGCCCCCGACGGGCCGGTCACCAGCCTGCTGCCCAGTGGAGGCCATGGTCTGGTGGGGCTGGGCGAGCGGGTGACCGTACTCGGCGGCACCTTCGAGGCCGGGGCACTGGAGAACGGCGGCTTCCGGATCACCGCCACGGTTCCCCTTCGGTGA
- a CDS encoding DUF6480 family protein — protein MGTQHPEPDPRNAPGLGPGGGVPPEETPAGEGSTGAETGPRDTQTRGWSTGPMIVLGIIVVLCAAFFIAYAVIVAL, from the coding sequence ATGGGTACTCAACATCCGGAACCGGATCCACGTAACGCGCCGGGCCTCGGGCCCGGTGGCGGGGTGCCGCCCGAGGAAACGCCCGCGGGCGAGGGCAGCACCGGGGCGGAAACCGGTCCCCGCGATACACAGACGCGCGGCTGGTCCACCGGCCCGATGATCGTCCTCGGCATCATCGTGGTGCTCTGCGCGGCATTCTTCATCGCGTACGCCGTGATCGTGGCGCTGTAA
- a CDS encoding TetR/AcrR family transcriptional regulator yields MRTIDPAKHAARRQHIVHAASELFATQGFERTTTAQICKAAGMSSGNVFHYFPNKRAIFIALLQDDKDAKTERLARAATEADPWTALLDVVQFLAAPAAEPLAPPLVMEAMLQAHRDPELAELLSQDSTDEHTVIAELLTKAAAAGQIDPGLDPDNTASWVMALIASMYTSAATEASFDPAGQLPTLLLILQRFLRGEPREHRRSAAMEEQRTGGSAVT; encoded by the coding sequence ATGAGGACGATCGATCCGGCGAAACACGCAGCGCGGCGTCAGCACATCGTGCACGCCGCGTCCGAGCTGTTTGCCACGCAGGGGTTCGAGCGCACCACTACGGCGCAGATCTGCAAGGCGGCCGGGATGAGTTCGGGGAACGTGTTCCACTACTTCCCCAACAAGCGCGCGATCTTCATCGCCCTCCTCCAGGACGACAAGGACGCCAAGACCGAGCGGCTGGCGCGGGCGGCGACCGAAGCCGACCCATGGACCGCCCTCCTGGACGTCGTGCAGTTCCTGGCCGCACCCGCCGCGGAACCTCTGGCCCCGCCGCTGGTGATGGAGGCCATGCTCCAGGCACACCGCGACCCGGAACTCGCGGAACTCCTGAGCCAGGACAGCACCGACGAGCACACCGTGATCGCGGAACTGCTCACCAAGGCCGCGGCGGCCGGGCAGATCGACCCCGGCCTCGATCCGGACAACACCGCCTCGTGGGTCATGGCCCTCATCGCCTCGATGTACACCAGCGCGGCCACCGAGGCATCCTTCGACCCGGCCGGGCAGCTGCCCACCCTGCTCCTCATCTTGCAACGGTTCCTGCGCGGCGAGCCACGTGAGCACCGGAGGAGCGCCGCCATGGAAGAGCAACGCACCGGCGGTAGCGCAGTGACCTGA
- a CDS encoding FAD-dependent oxidoreductase, which produces MSSIPRIAIVGAGLGGLALARVLHRHGIDAVVHEAEASRTARTQGGMLDLHKESGQRALREAGLADEFHAVARPEGQDMRLLDHTGTLLLQEDTPDDAPLERPEVDRADLRNILLDSLPEQTVVWGHALRYATALPEGGHRLLFADGSTADCDLLIGADGAHSRVRPLVTDAVPHHIGVNAIECAIPDIDRTHPDLAAMVGRGNYWAFGNNQALAAQRNGDGSVRIYLSFRTPEDWLTTCGVPFTEPDRARAALTDLFSGWAPQFTALIQACGDTFVPRPTTMLPVGLTWPGVPGVTLLGDAAHLMPPTGLGANMALLDAAELALALVARPDDMTAALSGYESAMFVRAAAAAQECANIMEIMLSPAGAQGVLDFFQR; this is translated from the coding sequence ATGAGCAGCATCCCGCGCATCGCCATCGTCGGAGCCGGTCTCGGCGGCCTGGCCCTCGCCCGTGTCCTGCACAGACACGGCATCGACGCCGTCGTCCATGAAGCCGAGGCGTCCCGCACCGCGCGCACCCAGGGCGGCATGCTCGACCTGCACAAGGAGAGCGGGCAACGGGCCCTGCGCGAGGCCGGTTTGGCGGACGAGTTCCACGCCGTCGCCCGCCCGGAAGGCCAGGACATGCGCCTGCTCGACCACACCGGCACCCTGCTGCTCCAGGAGGACACCCCCGACGACGCCCCACTGGAACGCCCCGAGGTCGACCGCGCCGACCTGCGGAACATCCTGCTCGACTCCCTCCCCGAGCAGACCGTCGTATGGGGACACGCCTTGCGGTACGCCACCGCCCTGCCCGAAGGCGGACACCGGCTCCTCTTCGCCGACGGCAGCACCGCCGACTGCGACCTGCTCATCGGCGCGGACGGTGCCCACTCCCGGGTCCGCCCGCTGGTGACCGACGCCGTGCCCCACCACATCGGTGTCAACGCGATCGAATGCGCCATCCCCGATATCGACCGGACCCACCCCGACCTCGCCGCCATGGTCGGACGCGGCAACTACTGGGCCTTCGGCAACAACCAGGCCCTGGCGGCCCAGCGCAACGGCGACGGCAGCGTCCGCATATACCTCTCCTTCCGCACCCCCGAGGACTGGCTCACCACCTGCGGTGTCCCGTTCACGGAACCCGACCGGGCCCGCGCCGCCCTGACGGATCTCTTCAGCGGCTGGGCCCCGCAGTTCACCGCCCTGATCCAGGCCTGCGGCGACACCTTCGTGCCCCGTCCGACCACCATGCTGCCCGTCGGCCTGACCTGGCCCGGCGTCCCCGGCGTCACCCTCCTCGGCGATGCCGCCCATCTGATGCCGCCCACCGGGCTCGGCGCCAACATGGCCCTGCTCGACGCCGCCGAACTCGCCCTCGCTCTCGTCGCCCGCCCCGACGACATGACCGCCGCCCTCAGCGGCTACGAGTCCGCGATGTTCGTACGCGCTGCCGCCGCGGCGCAGGAGTGCGCGAACATCATGGAGATCATGCTCTCTCCGGCCGGTGCCCAGGGCGTGCTGGATTTCTTCCAGCGGTAG